The DNA window TTCACGCAGCATCGACTCGCGCACGGGTTCGATCGACGGCGAGCGGTCTGAGCGTGGGAACAGTTTACCCATCCAGTACATCAAAGCCAGCGCGGGTGTGCGTGGCGCGAAGGTGAACAACATGGCCGCATGGGTGCGCCCAGCCAACGTCGCCAAAACTTGCAGCACATCATCGGGGGTGTAATGGATGAATGAGTCCATCGCCACTACGTAATCAAACTCGCCCAAAGACGGATCCAGATAATCACCCACACGAAAATCGATGAGTGAATCCAGCCCCTCCGCCTTGGCCTGTTCGCGACCTATCTCCACCAAATTGCCGGCCAAATCCACGGCGACCACTCGCGCCCCGCGTCGTGCCAGCTCTAGGGACATCGAACCGGTGCCACAGCCGGCATCCAGTACCCAGCTGCTCTCCAGGTTCTCTGGCAACCACTGCAGCAGCGTCTGGCGCATACGTGCGCGCCCAGCCCGCACGGTGGCGCGAATCCGGCCCAGCGGCGTGTCCGAGGTCATTTTTTTCCAGGCATCCGCTGCTGTGCTGTCGAAATAGGTCTCAAGCTGACCGCGGCGTTTCTGGTAAGAGGGGCTTGGCATGGGGATTCTCTAACGCCCGAAATGGGCTTTGGCATCGTATAAAGTATCCACCGAGATCTGCAGGATGCCTTTTTCTTTGGCATAGCGCTCGGTGTTGCGGCGGGCTTTGCCGCGCACAAAAAATGGGATTTTTTTCAGTTCTTGTTCGGCATCAGTCAGCCAGACCGGTTCGCCCTCAGCGGCATCGGAGGCGGCGTTTGCGCTGGCATCTGAGCCCTCTGCAGCAGCTGGGGTCTCAGCGCCAGAAGGTGCGGTGGATGTCGAGGAGGCCTCGCTTGGCGACGACGCAGCAGTGGACTTGCCTAGATGAGATGGCGCCGCTTCGGCATGAAACTCAAAGTCTTCGCGGAACATGCCCAAGAGATGTTCTTCTAGG is part of the Ectothiorhodosinus mongolicus genome and encodes:
- the bchM gene encoding magnesium protoporphyrin IX methyltransferase → MPSPSYQKRRGQLETYFDSTAADAWKKMTSDTPLGRIRATVRAGRARMRQTLLQWLPENLESSWVLDAGCGTGSMSLELARRGARVVAVDLAGNLVEIGREQAKAEGLDSLIDFRVGDYLDPSLGEFDYVVAMDSFIHYTPDDVLQVLATLAGRTHAAMLFTFAPRTPALALMYWMGKLFPRSDRSPSIEPVRESMLRELIGLEPTLGDWRAERTQRISQGFYTSQALELRNHHAKHPVC